The Christiangramia flava JLT2011 genome has a segment encoding these proteins:
- a CDS encoding LytR/AlgR family response regulator transcription factor, with protein sequence MNKIRCIIVDDEPVALDIMENHLSRIDAIEIVKRCRNATEAFNAINTEKIDLIFLDINMPGISGISFAKSINKKIRIIFTTAYREYAIDGFDLHAVDYLLKPVSFERLLDAVSNFQQHHLKETGVSAATQKAGFIFVKIDRKMHKIDFDKIFWIESLSDYLKIETSEGTKVTRETMSTLESKLPSEDFIRIHRSFIVALNKIESYSNEEVIVQSKSIPISRTYKEVVLGKLEKFQ encoded by the coding sequence TTGAATAAGATTCGCTGCATAATCGTTGATGATGAGCCCGTAGCGCTGGATATCATGGAAAACCATCTTTCCCGTATCGATGCGATCGAGATCGTGAAACGCTGCAGAAATGCCACGGAAGCCTTTAATGCCATCAATACTGAAAAGATCGACCTGATCTTCCTGGATATCAATATGCCCGGAATTTCAGGGATTTCTTTTGCGAAATCGATCAACAAAAAGATCAGGATCATTTTCACCACGGCTTACCGCGAATACGCCATCGACGGTTTTGATCTGCACGCGGTAGATTACCTGTTAAAACCGGTTTCTTTTGAAAGACTGCTGGATGCCGTGAGCAATTTTCAGCAGCATCACCTGAAAGAAACCGGAGTTTCGGCAGCCACACAGAAAGCGGGATTCATTTTCGTGAAAATAGACCGGAAAATGCACAAAATAGACTTTGATAAAATTTTCTGGATAGAAAGCCTGAGCGATTACCTGAAAATTGAGACTTCAGAAGGGACAAAGGTGACCCGGGAGACCATGAGCACCCTGGAAAGCAAGCTGCCTTCCGAAGATTTCATCAGGATTCACCGGTCCTTTATCGTAGCTTTAAATAAAATCGAATCCTACTCCAATGAAGAAGTGATCGTTCAGAGCAAGTCAATTCCAATCAGCAGAACATACAAAGAAGTGGTTTTGGGAAAGCTGGAGAAATTTCAGTGA
- a CDS encoding sensor histidine kinase: MESGKSFLALLKRLGIHLFLWVLVLLFFSFFLGLEAGSFSEKIGFSAFLLPVTILTTYVVIYHLIPRYLLPKKYLRFALYSFYTLVVSAVFIIISAFYAFVIALKLEWNESLPISKSIFYIMITIYLVVVIASAFSLLKNNYTSAAKNEELKNRILEAQLKLKEQELHYLKMQIHPHFLFNTLNTIYGLSLSNNAKTPEMILQLSELLDYILYQTRKPVVKLKDEVNHIRNYIDLEQKRFQDALSINLDIDPIPEHLEISPMLLLPLVENSFKHGKDAQGSLRIKLHLKITGSNLNFEIINSKAEKNPVSESQGIGLKNIRRRLEILYPHHFELKIHNLTEEFRAFLYVNLHQNPQKIE; the protein is encoded by the coding sequence ATGGAATCTGGAAAATCTTTTTTAGCCCTGCTCAAGCGACTGGGCATTCATCTGTTTCTTTGGGTGCTGGTATTGCTCTTTTTCAGTTTTTTCCTGGGTCTCGAAGCCGGAAGTTTTTCCGAAAAAATAGGGTTTTCGGCATTTTTATTACCGGTAACCATACTGACCACATACGTGGTTATTTACCACCTCATCCCTCGCTATCTGCTACCCAAAAAATATTTACGTTTTGCGCTGTATTCGTTCTATACGCTGGTAGTTTCGGCCGTTTTCATCATCATCTCCGCATTTTACGCTTTTGTGATCGCCCTAAAGCTGGAATGGAACGAGAGTCTGCCTATTTCCAAGAGTATTTTTTACATTATGATCACGATCTACCTGGTCGTGGTAATCGCTTCCGCCTTTAGTCTTCTGAAAAACAATTATACTTCCGCAGCCAAAAATGAAGAGCTGAAAAACCGGATTCTGGAGGCGCAGCTTAAATTGAAGGAACAGGAACTACATTACCTGAAAATGCAAATTCACCCGCATTTCTTATTCAATACGCTGAATACGATCTACGGGCTCAGCCTCAGCAATAACGCCAAAACTCCGGAAATGATCCTGCAGCTCTCTGAGCTCCTGGATTATATTCTCTATCAAACCCGAAAACCGGTGGTTAAACTGAAGGATGAAGTGAACCACATTCGAAATTACATCGATCTGGAACAAAAACGTTTCCAGGATGCTCTGAGCATCAACCTGGACATAGACCCGATCCCGGAGCATCTGGAGATCTCGCCCATGCTATTGTTGCCGCTCGTGGAAAACAGCTTCAAACACGGCAAGGACGCGCAGGGTAGCCTCCGGATAAAACTCCACCTGAAAATTACGGGTTCCAACCTGAATTTTGAGATCATCAATTCTAAAGCTGAAAAAAATCCGGTTTCCGAAAGCCAGGGAATTGGACTGAAGAACATCAGGCGCCGGCTGGAAATTTTATATCCTCATCATTTTGAGTTGAAAATCCATAATTTAACTGAAGAATTTCGTGCATTTTTATACGTGAACCTTCACCAAAATCCGCAAAAAATTGAATAA